From the genome of Candidatus Nanopelagicales bacterium:
ACACGGGTGCGAGCCGCGCCCTCAGCGCATCCGAGGTACACAGCCAGCTGGGCTGGACTCAGGTCCTCCCACGCCACGAGCAGAAGCACCTCACGGTCCGCTTCGGACATCCCACGCAGCACTGTGGAGACGAGCGAGACCGTCTCCACAGCATCCAGCGAGGGGTCCAGATGATCAACAGATGGCTGTAGCAGGCAGATGCGATCGAACAGGGCGCTTTGCCGACGCTGACTGCGCCGCCAGTTCGACACAGAATGCGCTGACGTCGCATACAGCCAGGGAAGTTCATCCTCCAGACGGAGATTGGGTTTCTTGTGCCAGGCGACGGTGAATGTGTCAGTCACGACCTCGTCAGCCCCATCAAGTCCGACCCTGCGCCTCGCGTAGGCGGTCACCGCCCCACACCGCCGCCGGTATAGATCCTCAAACCAATCTGCCGATCGTCGTCT
Proteins encoded in this window:
- a CDS encoding sigma-70 family RNA polymerase sigma factor; this encodes MRRRSADWFEDLYRRRCGAVTAYARRRVGLDGADEVVTDTFTVAWHKKPNLRLEDELPWLYATSAHSVSNWRRSQRRQSALFDRICLLQPSVDHLDPSLDAVETVSLVSTVLRGMSEADREVLLLVAWEDLSPAQLAVYLGCAEGAARTRVHRARHRFKVVWEQHNGPREPIQTPHSLSTT